A single window of Archangium gephyra DNA harbors:
- the tuf gene encoding elongation factor Tu: MGTKTHVNVGTIGHVDHGKTTLTAALTQVMAALHGGKGLGYDQIDSAPEEKARGITINITHVEYESATRHYAHIDCPGHADYVKNMITGASQMDGAILLVDGSQGPQPQTREHILLARQVGVERMVVFINKVDVADPELLGLVELETQELMAAHGYTDVPVVKGSALKALEAVMAGRVEDEATRCIRELVDALDRHIPEPVRDYTSPFLMPIEDVFTISGRGTVVTGRIQRGVLTAGAAVELVGLGGAETREVVVTSIESFHRQCPEARAGENVGLLLRGLKREEVARGQVLCAPGSIQPHAMGEAELYVLSAGEGGRHTAFGTGYTPQFFFGSTDVTGTIEVKGEGLVEPGGRAQVGFRLLRPIGVEPGMRFAIREGGKTIGAGVVTAVR; this comes from the coding sequence ATGGGCACCAAGACGCACGTCAACGTTGGCACCATCGGCCACGTGGACCACGGCAAGACGACCCTCACCGCCGCCCTCACCCAGGTGATGGCCGCGCTGCATGGCGGCAAGGGCCTCGGCTACGACCAGATCGACAGCGCGCCCGAGGAGAAGGCCCGCGGCATCACCATCAACATCACCCACGTCGAGTACGAGTCGGCCACGCGTCATTACGCCCACATCGACTGCCCCGGTCACGCGGACTACGTGAAGAACATGATCACCGGCGCTTCCCAGATGGATGGCGCCATCCTGCTGGTGGACGGCTCGCAGGGGCCGCAGCCGCAGACGCGGGAGCACATCCTCCTGGCCCGCCAGGTGGGCGTGGAGCGCATGGTCGTGTTCATCAACAAGGTGGACGTGGCGGACCCGGAGCTGCTCGGGCTGGTGGAGCTGGAGACGCAGGAGTTGATGGCGGCCCACGGCTACACGGACGTGCCGGTGGTGAAGGGCTCGGCGCTCAAGGCGCTCGAGGCCGTCATGGCCGGGCGTGTGGAGGACGAGGCCACCCGCTGCATCCGTGAGCTGGTGGACGCGCTCGACAGGCACATTCCGGAGCCGGTGCGGGACTACACCTCGCCGTTCCTGATGCCCATCGAGGACGTCTTCACCATCTCGGGGCGCGGCACGGTGGTGACGGGCCGCATCCAGCGTGGGGTGCTCACGGCGGGGGCCGCGGTGGAGCTGGTGGGGCTGGGCGGGGCGGAGACGCGGGAGGTGGTGGTCACCAGCATCGAGTCCTTCCACCGCCAGTGCCCCGAGGCCCGGGCGGGGGAGAACGTGGGGTTGTTGCTGCGCGGTCTCAAGCGGGAGGAGGTGGCTCGCGGCCAGGTGCTCTGCGCGCCGGGCTCCATCCAGCCGCACGCGATGGGGGAGGCCGAGCTGTACGTGCTCTCCGCCGGTGAGGGGGGCCGCCACACGGCGTTCGGCACGGGGTACACGCCGCAGTTCTTCTTCGGCAGTACGGACGTGACGGGGACGATCGAGGTGAAGGGCGAGGGGCTGGTGGAGCCGGGGGGCCGGGCGCAGGTGGGCTTCCGGCTGCTGCGCCCCATCGGCGTGGAGCCGGGCATGCGCTTCGCCATCCGTGAGGGTGGCAAGACGATTGGCGCCGGCGTCGTCACCGCCGTGAGATGA